In a genomic window of Wyeomyia smithii strain HCP4-BCI-WySm-NY-G18 chromosome 1, ASM2978416v1, whole genome shotgun sequence:
- the LOC129722562 gene encoding cystinosin homolog, with protein MLLAISLVVFGLKLVTSSASTRNFENLRIQFDPQDYTSTLGKSICLNLWVDGSSSKNLSILVKATEFVRVNPPVVWIYEKNNYQNNLSRLEATGLRPGRFIVTANVENKFTDHRLFVHLKIALSEPLIYISLLIGWSYTACWSIGYYPQILLNHRRKSVVGLSFDFLHINVVGHLSYAIFNSFMYWNSFIEQEYFNRHPHGLNPVIGNDVGFAIHATIATGYTILQCYIYDSGENSLSTGAKGIIGTYLVIIVVSLTMALFGKQHWLDFLYVLSYIKLSTTLVKYFPQAYMNYKRQSTEGFAIMNRLLDIAGGLFGILQMVINAWNFDDWRSIIGDVVKFGLGIFSILFDLVFIIQHYLLYRKPKTVQRIDNIEMEVMYKLT; from the exons ATGTTGCTCGCAATTTCACTCGTAGTGTTTGGCTTGAAACTAGTCACCAGCTCTGCATCTACTCGTAACTTCGAAAATCTTCGAATACAGTTCGATCCGCAGGACTACACTTCAACCTTGGGTAAATCGATTTGTCTAAATTTGTGGGTCGA TGGGTCATCAAGTAAAAATCTGTCAATACTGGTCAAAGCAACAGAATTCGTACGAGTGAATCCACCGGTTGtttggatatatgaaaaaaacAATTACCAGAATAATTTGTCCCGGTTGGAAGCTACCGGACTTCGACCAGGTAGATTCATTGTTACGGCAAATGTGGAAAACAAATTCACTGATCACCGACTGTTCGTGCATCTGAAAATCGCTCTGAGCGAGCCGTTGATCTACATTTCATTACTGATCGGCTGGAGTTACACGGCATGTTGGTCTATTGGATATTATCCGCAGATTTTGCTCAACCACCGTAGGAAAAGTGTGGTTGGACTGAGTTTCGACTTTCTTCACATTAACGTTGTCGGTCATCTTTCTTATGCGATCTTCAATTCTTTTATGTATTGGAATAGCTTTATCGAG CAAGAGTACTTCAATCGTCACCCTCACGGATTAAATCCAGTAATAGGGAATGATGTCGGATTTGCCATTCATGCAACGATTGCTACAGGGTATACTATCTTACAGTGTTACATATATGATAGTGGAGAAAACTCGCTGTCCACTGGAGCGAAAGGAATTATCGGAACCTATTTGGTCATAATAGTAGTATCACTAACGATGGCGCTCTTCGGAAAGCAACATTGGTTGGACTTTCTGTACGTTTTAAGCTACATAAAGCTTTCCACCACATTGGTGAAATATTTCCCCCAAGCGTACATGAACTACAAACGACAGAGTACGGAAGGATTTGCAATTATGAACCGACTGTTGGATATTGCTGGTGGACTGTTTGGGATTCTACAGATGGTGAtcaatgcatggaactttg ACGATTGGCGGTCGATTATTGGGGATGTGGTTAAGTTTGGACTAGGGATATTTTCAATCCTGTTTGATCTGGTGTTTATTATTCAACATTATCTTCTCTACAG aaaaccgAAAACAGTACAGAGAATTGATAATATTGAAATGGAAGTAATGTACAAATtaacatag